TCACCAATTAATGGGTATGGGTTACTTATTAATATTGTTTTTTTCTAGGAAAAAGATTGTTCATATGAATCATATCCTGCACTTACTTCGAATCTTTTGACTACATACATTTTATATGTATCGTCACATTCTTGATTATACATTGTGCATACAAATTTTTATTCTTGATTAATAAATGCTAAATAAATAGGAATGCATCTTGTAATGAGTGGGAAACTCAACAGATCTGTCCTAAATAGAATCCCACTACTATGTGCAGTTACAAGATGCTTTAGGTGTGAACAATATTACAATAACAACAATTAAAGCGACAATTGTTATAGTAGTAGTTTGAGTTGAATTAAATAagttatataaaattattattaaattgcCTTCACATTTAGGTCAATAATTGCAAGTTGCAATCGAGTGCACGCAAATTTATTACCAAATCTAAATAGGCAAGCCAGCACTGCCACATGCAATTAGATTCTATATTTAAATTCCTTAATTTGGCCCAGGAAATTCTTAATGCCATGACAAACAAGATATTcagattaaaaataattaattgctTATTcaagtagtaattatttttatttaagtgtcaCTTTATAGCAAAAATCAGTAACACCATGTTGCTTCATAAAATATAAGTGGCTAATTAGATGGATTATAATGCGACACTGCATTTGACTCGTTTGGAGCAACATTAATTTACACAATTCAAATAGTATTCTAAAAGGTAGATCACACATCCATAAAATTCCCAactttcaaataattaaatactactccatgatTTGTTATATTGCTGCAAAATATCCACACGTGAAATATTGCTGCAAAATAATTAATGGATGTCACTCGATTATAATCAAATacctcaataaaaaaaaacacaaaatggAACACCTAACATTAGAAAAAATGCCTAAATCTCAATAATTACTAAACCAAATGTATTGTCATATATCATCACCACAATATGTGGTCCAGACCAATTAAAATAGTAATTAACTGCTTTTACCAGTTATCTTTCCTTGCTAATAGTGgcaatataaaaaagaaaatttaactTTGAAAGAAAAGGGGAAGAGCAGTTAAAGGGCATGCCGTAGTACATTGTGCTTTAGCAGTGGGACCTAAGCATATAATAACAAATTTCATTATTACTAAAACTAAGCACTAAGCGAGATCGATATATTTGCTAAATAAAATATGTTACCGTGAATATTATTGTGTTTCTATGTAAATTTTTACATTACAGTCTAGTATGTTGTGTTGATTTAGTGATGTTTGCACGTCAGTATATATTTTTGTAAACTTTAATTGttagtaatttttttagtttttaattttgagtatttttatatttattgaaaaaaCAACCGGAGTACTAAAAGCAGCTCATTTTTctctttagagcatccgcactgatgcggatgtcccgacggaATTCCCTGCGGACATTCCAAAAACACATTCTGCCACGTTATACTGCACAgtgcggacatccccaaggacatcccaaaggacttcccacaattaaaaacatttaatgcaataaacgagaATTTCGTGCGGACATCCGTGGGAGCCaacgcaatagcggacgtcccgatGAAATTCCGCGTAACGCCGCAGAACTGCGGTGTCCTCAAGGGAATTCGGTATCCGTGCCTACCATGCATAATGACGGATATCCGCCGTGAAGAGCGccactgcggatgctcttaggaaaGTGCACCTTTTTAGCTGCAAATAAAAAGAAGGAAAGGGTCGGTGAAAGAAAGGGGCTGCGCATTACGATTTACGCATAGAACAGGCTGTGGGCCACGTGATGGGCCTACCCGCAACCCATGGATCTTCctataatttttctattttcctcATAAATCTGTACTCATTAATATATTCTTAATGATTTTCAATTATCCTAAGTGGAGTAACATGATGTTTTCCTTGTAGTATATTATATCATGGAAGCATGTAAATATTATGtctattttcatcaaaattgaaaagttttTTTTGTATTCATAGAACATTTTCAGATATATGAATTTGGAGAGACGTTTAGTTTGACGTAATAAAGTATGAttgcattatttaattttgtgtttgATTAGTTGGTTGTGATTTAAGATAAATTTAAGGAATctgaaaaaatgaagaaaattttgGGAAAAATTCTACtactaggagtattattttattatatcatTCGAACCAAACACTTACACGTAACAATATTTATAGTCATTAAAGATCTTCAACTTGGGTTTATAGTCATGTATACTACATTGCACATTAAACAATCCATATTTTAGCTAATAGTAAAAgcaatagtactatattttatgaTATTATTAATTACGATTATTTATAAATGTCGTCATCTCCTTGCAGTTTCAGTTTGATTAATATTACAGGAATAGACAAGTGAACGTGTATATCTTTAATTACTAAACTAAGATATTTTATAGCAGAAGAAAATTAAATCTTACTCAAAACCAATCAAAAGGGGCATATATATTAACGAGACGTTCGGTCTGCAAGATTATATTCCATGATAACATTTGTATTATATTTGATtcatgagattaaatctcattACTTAATCTTAAATGAATAgttatgtgataattagtcatagttaaCCCTCTCctattaaataatttcacaacttaatcctagattatatcttattacttatactattttatctaagaaatcGAACATCACTATAATAATGTAGTACTAATACATAGATGTATGAAATTGGAATCCACTATAATAAATATTCCGAATTCTAAAACATGTTTTCAAATTCATCAAAATGTGTCTATGTTTTACTATAATTGTATAAATCTTATCCTATTAGACTTGTAATATGTCAATAATCATCATAACCTATCTTATAGTATGATAAATCATTCAACAACTCAAGATTTATCAAACTTCATTATTATCAAATgttgtatttaaaaaaaattactaactGTACCTATAAATACACAGATTAATTTTGATATACTATTATAACTTTTTAGCTCAACAAAGTTCTTTGGATTAGCTCGAAATCCAATAtttaagaatataaatatataatcgaACATTTATTACTCGAATCCCTACATTTgagttttcacttttcaccaCTATAAAATCACTGTGCTTAATTACTAATCTAGCTAGTGGTTACAgttaaaattcaaaatcaaaataaatgaatatagtTATAACCACAGGTGGGCCATCTTCAAAACTCACTGTTATTGTCTTCTTATCCAACGGCCCAGATTTCACAGCTATGATGAAACCGCGTCCACTCACCATCCGCTTCAGCCTCAAACATATATATACCCCCCATTGCACCAACTTCACCCCAGCAAAACACCACTCTCcgtttccctctctctctctaaatcaCTCACAATCGCTCGCTATATTGAAAGCTATGGAATCAATGAACAGTTGGATGTGGATGAGGACGATTCTGATATCAGCTGGAGTGTTATCCGCAGCTATTGCGCTGAAGTTTTCGATTCCGGCCGCCGTCGACGGATTTCCGGCGTTTTGGTCGGTCGCTTTGTCGTGGATGAAGCCTCCGTATTTGTACATAATCATCAACGGCATCATCATCACCATCGTCGCGTCGTCTCACTTCAACCAGAGCAACGCCGAGCCTGCGGCGGCTCGATCTGATCACTTGATCTCGGCCGTAACGCCTCCGGCCGAGATTTTTCAACCGATTTCGGCTCCGGAGAATGTCGACGCAGATGACGTGCCGGAAACGGCGCCGGAGGAGGTTGTGGTATCGGCGTTTGAAGAGGATTTGAAACCGGTGGTGGTGAACGGTTTCAAGGTTGATTTCGCGACGGAAGTAGACGATCTACGCGTGATTCGCGCGGAGGCTGAAGATGAGTTCGATGAATCGGCTTTGCCTTACACTCCGCCGTTGCGCGAGAGTTTTTCGCCGGAAGTTCAATTCGAATCGCTATTTCCGGTGAGGGAGAAACCGCTCGCTTCTTCCAGATTCGTGCACCGAAAGCCGAGTAGAACTCCTCCTGAAGGTAAATTCACTAGAAAACCTCACTTTATTCTTCTATTTCCGGCGATTCAGAGCCCAATTTCGCGATCTCTACGTTTCTCGTTTTGTTCTAAGCTTCGAAATCCACAAATTTAACGACATGAGTTGCGATTAAACATGCAAATGTTGTTACGCGATTCAGAGCTCAATTTCCGCGATCTCTACGTTTCTCGCTTTGCTCCACGCTTTGGAATCCACAAAATTCAACAGCATTGAATTCGATTGCGATTAAGCATGAAAATGTTATTAATTGTAATTTTCTGTAATCCTAATTCACTGATGGATTGATCAATTGCAGGTGCGAGGGCGCTGCGGCGCGTTACCCGGCCGAAGAAGCAGGAGACGCTGGAGAGCACGTGGAAGATGATAACCGAGGGGCGTCACGTGCCGCTCACGAGACACCTGAAGAAATCCGACACGTTTGAGCAGCACGCGTCGCCCGCCATGGATCACGTCGCCGTCGTGCCAAAGTCGGAGACGTTCAAGGATCGCACCAACAACGAcgcgcctccgccgccgcctcggaTCAAGAAAGAGCCGTCGCCGGGGCAGGACGAGCTGAATCGGAGAGTGGAGGCGTTCATCAATAAGATGAATGAAGATATGAGGATGCAGCGGCAGGAATCGCTACAGCAATTCCATGAGATGATCAATCGTGGAGTATAGTCTCACCTCCAATCAGATTCGCAtttgcttttttttctctctttttgcTTTCTTCTTTTCGAAAAAAGAATCACGATTAGAAGAATATCATTTTCAATTGTGATTCGAGTTTTTGATACAtttagaagatagaatgaaattTGTTGGTTAGAGAAGTTTACAGTTTAACAGAAAGGTTTATGTatgtataatattttatttcattgtgTAAAATGTAAATTAATGAATTTGTTGTAGTGTTTTTGCAATTCAATTTGTTGTTACAGTTTATTCTTACATATCCATACAAATCATGCTGATGAATACTAGTAATAATAATACGATGGCATATGTTGCATGGCTGTCAAGTGTCATCTAATATTCGAGATTAACTTTTACTTTCCAACGTATAAATCTAATAATTAATGATGGTTAGCCTAATACCATACTTTGCTGGTCAATATTATACGACGTTTTTACAGAAttaaagggaaaaaaataaaaatgatcacGGTTCTGACTGCCGACTAGTATGTATAAAgtcaaatatttaattaaatagttcCACTTGATTTTAGTGTCACGCTATCAATTCAACATGTTTTTAACGACCCTTTTAGAACTCCTAGTTCGAAATTATATCTGACATTATTATAATGCGTATATGTTACGCGATATAGGATTAATAACatcatattttatcaattaattaatgttgcTCTTTTTAATGATAATGCTTAAATCattgaattaataatattaaagatcaattatattattttcaatattttacaTCACATACGTTGCAAAAGATGGGACCATCTCCAATCCAAAATGTCTATTTTGCTTACCTTTATACTTTCAAAAGTATTTTCCAAAAGTATACTCTGTACCTCACTatggttttattttaatttctttttaacGGTTGACACGTGATGACTACATGTTGGCTCGTTAGTTCACATGAAACAAAATCATCGTTTTATATTAAATGTATCTATATATGATCTCATTCtatctccttctctctctttaAATCGTAGTGTATAATTTCGATTGAACTTTAACTCGCCACTTCAATCGGCTTCACCAATATCTGcctataatataaaaaattaactcctacTATAGAGTACTattgaattttattaaaattgttgAACTGGTTAAATATATATGATCCTATACTTAATCTTGGAACAATATTATAGACATATGGGATCAATCTTAGCTTTTTTCTCTAAGTCCACCGGGATAtgacaaaattaatttcaaataaaattatattaatataatctCTGTTAATCTTGACATAAGTTAATCTTAAACAACTGAATACCAAGATAATTCAAATTAGGTGGTCTAAATTCTATGAAGAGTTTGGCTAATACTAGTCCAAGGCTCTTAAGTCTTATCTAATGAGGATTAGGCTAAGCTTGTCGTGGACGGTTAACTAATAATTTTGATAGGTGCTTAGTGCTTGTCAAGAAAAatcaaatattgaaaattttcaaaaaaggTCATCATTGTTTCATTTGAACTATATATTATATCATTTGATTAATTGGGCAACGTAGCAACTTATGTCGAGGAGCTAGTCTATGTCATCCCAATAGTTTATTTTAGAAATAGGAGTGTGTCGACTTGTTATATGATTATTAGCCAACACAAACTGACTCAATCACCACATAGGAAGTGCTTCTACCATCTTATAATTTCTAGATGCCACGAGCAAATAATTCAAGTTGATTAATTAAATCATACacatatagtatttttttttctgtatataAATAAGTGTTACAGTTGAAAATTGGGATATTGACtcataatatcatgaaacttttaaaaagttagattttttccacgaactttgaaattaacaaataatatcacgaactttaccatgagtttgttatttccaccaatgaaaaaattcctGCTATATTgatagattgaagaacaaatttagagtgtgtgcttcaagaaaaactattctcaaagattgaaaaacaTGAAGTTCTCGAAGTTGTTGTCTAGATATTACGAAAAAAATctgtatcatgatattattagccagaattttttcattggtgaaaaataacaaactcggagtaaagttcatgatattatttgtcaatttcaaagttcataaagttccatgatattaggtgcCAATATCCCTCGAATATAAACGTATCTCATGTTTCAAAGTTGTATACTAATACGATATCATATTTTTCGTAGTAATTAATATGGAGAAGATTATTTCAAGTACCGATAGAATAGGAAATGCATCTTTTTTCAAGGAGAGATATTTATGTATTAAAAGCTACGTACtaaaatttttacatatttatccggaaaaaatagagatatttATGTAATTTCATTGATATATAATATATTGATGTATAGACACAATATCATTGAGTCATTCGATCTAAATGCTACATGATCTTCAATGAAAACTCATTAATTTGTTTGATTTCCATGCCAAAATCAAGAATAAAAAAGTTAATTGGTGTTTGAATGGTGCTCATATAACATAACATTCTATACATTATCTCTTATGGTGCTTTAATTCTATTTCATTATAAACTTATAGCTTGAAATTCTGAATAAAATATTCGGTATTTTTAATTGAAGTGGAAATGATAGAaggaatttaaaaatattatcctTTTGGGGCAAAACATCAAGGAAcaaaatgaataatttaaagaagaccatttttatataaatattacaaTCGTCATATATATAATCCAGAAGTATAATTTACAATGTGTAACATTAAATTTATGGACCGCTATTTTCCAATGAAATATCAACTTTAAGAGTTGTAACAACGAGTGCTAAGATAATCACCAAAGCAATTACTATAGCAATATAAGCTTGCTTTCTTGTCTCCTTCTCGTAATCATTAAGCGCCCCCATCCCGCCGCCCTTTCCTCCGCCTCCTGCCCCGGCGGCGGCGGGCGGCTGTGAAACCTCAGCGGTATCTCCTCCGGCCGCGGCGGGTTTGGTCCCGCTGCCCTGCCCTAGGCCAACATCGGCAGAGAAGGGCGGCGCGGCTATTCCCAGGAGCACTTGGTGCAGCGCCATGAGGTTCCTACGGACCTCTCTTATGGCGTCGCGCCGCTCCTGGATCTCCGCCACGGCCTCGGCCACTGGGTCCCTCCCCTGATCCTGGGTGGCGGGGTGAAGGGGGCTCCTCGCCGCCTCGCTCGCGATTAGGCTGTCGATGGCCTCGGATGTCGGCTTCTCATGCGTGATCGTGTAGAACCTTATTTTCGACATAGAAACAATGCGTTAGAATCGGCATTGTATCGATACTAAATACATGTGAACccagaaaataatattttcgaCATAGAAACAATGCGTTAGAATCGGCATTGTATCGATACTAAATACATGTGAACCCAGAAAATAATATTGATAAAGACTCGTATTGATAGAATCAACATTGTATCAATACTAAATACATgtgaatcaagaaaaaaatattggtTGAGACTTGTATTGATATAATCAACATTTTACAAAG
This DNA window, taken from Salvia splendens isolate huo1 chromosome 18, SspV2, whole genome shotgun sequence, encodes the following:
- the LOC121776587 gene encoding syntaxin-125-like encodes the protein MEGTSSSKMHAEAEAEAGTSRRQDSYCLEMFSVEVQNMKQDLTGLENLYNRLCQSNEDIKKANDSATMRAIRARLNDDLDHLFKLAKQINKKYEGIIRANAAQRGSGDDQARAGMISDLVDALHDLMRRFQSLRGEMEIDHRQIIEAKFYTITHEKPTSEAIDSLIASEAARSPLHPATQDQGRDPVAEAVAEIQERRDAIREVRRNLMALHQVLLGIAAPPFSADVGLGQGSGTKPAAAGGDTAEVSQPPAAAGAGGGGKGGGMGALNDYEKETRKQAYIAIVIALVIILALVVTTLKVDISLENSGP
- the LOC121777877 gene encoding uncharacterized protein LOC121777877, with the protein product MNIVITTGGPSSKLTVIVFLSNGPDFTAMMKPRPLTIRFSLKHIYTPHCTNFTPAKHHSPFPSLSLNHSQSLAILKAMESMNSWMWMRTILISAGVLSAAIALKFSIPAAVDGFPAFWSVALSWMKPPYLYIIINGIIITIVASSHFNQSNAEPAAARSDHLISAVTPPAEIFQPISAPENVDADDVPETAPEEVVVSAFEEDLKPVVVNGFKVDFATEVDDLRVIRAEAEDEFDESALPYTPPLRESFSPEVQFESLFPVREKPLASSRFVHRKPSRTPPEGARALRRVTRPKKQETLESTWKMITEGRHVPLTRHLKKSDTFEQHASPAMDHVAVVPKSETFKDRTNNDAPPPPPRIKKEPSPGQDELNRRVEAFINKMNEDMRMQRQESLQQFHEMINRGV